Proteins encoded by one window of Lathyrus oleraceus cultivar Zhongwan6 chromosome 1, CAAS_Psat_ZW6_1.0, whole genome shotgun sequence:
- the LOC127104334 gene encoding proline-rich receptor-like protein kinase PERK1, translating into MKPPQPPAPIPSRPPSHVAPPLPPLMSSSGGTGSNYSGGELLPPPSPGLAFSTAKSTFTYEELARATDGFSDANLLGQGGFGYVHRGILPNGKEVAVKQLKAGSGQGEREFQAEVEIISRVHHKHLVSLVGYCSTGFQRLLVYEFVPNNTLEFHLHGNGRPTMDWPTRLRIALGFAKGLAYLHEDCHPKIIHRDIKAANILLDFKFEAKVADFGLAKIASDLNTHVSTRVMGTFGYLAPEYAASGKLTDKSDVFSYGVMLLELLTGRRPVDKNQTYMDDSLVEWARPLLMRALEENNLDSLIDPRLQNEFDPSEMTRMVACAAACTRHSAKRRPRMSQVVRALEGDVSLADLNEGVRPGHSSVYSSHERWIQSYDSNFFVLQAYQEETE; encoded by the exons ATGAAGCCACCACAACCTCCTGCTCCAATTCCATCACGACCGCCTTCTCATGTTGCTCCGCCACTGCCTCCTCTCATGAGCAGCAGTGGTGGTACCGGCTCAAACTATTCAGGCGGCGAACTACTTCCACCTCCTTCTCCAGGCCTTGCATTTAGCACTGCGAAGAGTACGTTTACATACGAGGAGTTGGCGCGCGCAACGGATGGCTTCTCTGATGCTAACCTCCTTGGACAAGGTGGATTTGGATATGTTCATAGAGGTATTCTCCCTAATGGTAAAGAGGTTGCTGTTAAGCAGCTGAAAGCTGGAAGTGGACAAGGAGAACGTGAATTTCAAGCTGAAGTAGAGATTATTAGCCGTGTTCATCATAAACATCTTGTTTCTCTTGTTGGATACTGCAGCACCGGGTTTCAGAGGCTACTTGTTTATGAGTTTGTTCCCAACAATACATTGGAATTTCATTTACATG GAAATGGACGACCAACGATGGATTGGCCAACAAGATTGCGAATTGCTTTAGGATTTGCAAAAGGACTTGCTTATCTTCATGAAGATT GTCATCCTAAGATCATTCATCGTGATATTAAAGCTGCTAACATCCTTCTCGATTTTAAGTTTGAAGCAAAG GTTGCTGATTTTGGTCTTGCAAAGATTGCTTCCGATCTCAACACTCATGTTTCTACTCGAGTGATGGGGACTTTTGG GTATCTGGCTCCAGAATATGCAGCAAGTGGAAAACTTACAGACAAATCAGATGTTTTCTCTTATGGAGTCATGCTCCTTGAGCTATTAACTGGACGTCGACCGGTTGATAAAAATCAGACTTACATGGATGATAGTTTGGTGGAATGG GCTAGGCCTTTGCTCATGCGTGCTTTAGAAGAAAATAATTTAGATTCTCTGATTGATCCAAGACTTCAGAATGAATTTGACCCTAGTGAGATGACGCGTATGGTAGCATGTGCTGCAGCTTGCACACGCCACTCAGCAAAGCGTCGACCAAGGATGAGCCAG GTTGTGCGTGCCTTAGAAGGAGACGTGTCACTAGCAGATCTTAATGAAGGAGTAAGACCTGGACACAGCAGTGTCTACAGTTCTCACGAAAGGTGGATTCAGAGCTACGATTCAAATTTTTTTGTTTTGCAGGCATATCAAGAGGAGACTGAATAG